The following DNA comes from Strix uralensis isolate ZFMK-TIS-50842 chromosome 28, bStrUra1, whole genome shotgun sequence.
ACAGCAGCAGTAAAGGAACGATTCGTCTCTGTGATATGAGAGCATCAGCACTCTGTGACAGACACTCAAAATGTAAGTTCTGTCCTGCATTGTTTATTGACTTCTTGTGAGATATGGTAACTTGCTGCTAGATGAAACTAAGCACTCTAGGAATCTATTCAAcactgaagtgtgtgtgtgtatttgtattgGATTTCTGTACTATATTGAATAGATCTAAAACATTAAATTAATCTTAATGTTAAATGCATATTTTGCCAAAGTAGTGAATAAAATTATTAGCAACTTAAGCTGGGGAGTCTGCTTAAACAACAGGACTAGGAGTGGCTTTCTGCAGATGTCAGGAGGTCAAATACTAGTCGAGTTTGGTCTGTAATTGATGCTTGATCTCTTACGTGTGTGAACGAAGGCTGAATATTAGTAAGGAGTTCACTTATTTAGAACCTGACCTCGACTTGCtacaaaaaataagtatttcagagTATGGCAATTGTATTATAAGGCTTTCTCATTGAAAGTTACTTTATATAATGTGGGCAGACTAGCCCAATGTGGCAAGCTTACTGAGAAAATGTTAACCTAACTTGGATGTGTCTTGTATCAGGAGAGACATAAACTTACCTCTTGAaatgcctgttttatttttatacagtgtTTGAAGAACCAGAAGATCCTAGCAACAgatcatttttctctgaaatcatCTCTTCCATATCTGATGTCAAATTTAGCCATAGTGGTCGATATATGATGACTAGAGATTATCTGTCAGTGAAGATCTGGGatttaaatatggaaaatagACCTGTGGAAACATACCAGGTATTTGGTGAAGATGATGTAGGCTAGAAAGTAAAACCTCGGAGGATGCTGAGTCTTACTAATAGTCTTGATGTGGCAGCTAAATTTTTGTGCGTAGATCGCTATGTCCAGGCAGAGCATCAGTGAGATTTGTGGGTTCCACACACGTGCTAAAGGATCTTGCTATTTGCAGGGTGATTGCAGAACCCAAACCCACATTTGGGTATGAAAAAGGCTCCCTCTTACACAATGGAAATGTGGAAAGGTAATCTTCAGCCATGAGATAGCGCATCTCTTAGTCTTCAGTTGACTTGATATATTCTCCTGTTCTTTCCTGGAGAAAGTAGGAGGtaaaacatttcctttgcagGAAATGTTTTTAGCTGGCACCGAAAAGTGCTGTGGTGGTTATTTTTTATAAGTAAATTTGCGAAGGGATCCTCTTCACGAGGAAAATTTGCGAAGGAGGAAGATCGGTCACCAAAGCATGATTTTTAGAAAGAAGCAAAATCTGATAAATCCTTTTAGATATGAAAGGGTAGTGAGGGTGTGACGAGTGCTCAGAGAGAGAAGGCATTCTGAAGAATTGCTGAGTTCTGGGAGATGTCTCCCCACCCCGTGTGACTTGCAGCTATTTGAGTTCATGTGAAATTCTGTAGAGCAGAATATGTTAATTCATGCATCTGTTCATTTTGCTCTTTATCCATAGAGtcagaggagggagctgtgtgTGCTCCTGTGAATAGGGTGTAAGCAGTGTCAGATACTGAATTACTTTTGGAGCAGAATTTATGAAGGTTGTTTTACAGGTACGCAAGTTCAGTATtcattcagctgattttttttccaggtacaTGAATACCTCAGAAGTAAACTTTGTTCACTGTATGAGAATGATTGCATTTTTGACAAATTTGAATGCTGTTGGAATGGATCAGACAGGCAAGTTTAATTCTACTCTATATATACTTAAGACCTTTCCCAGTTATTCTTAAAACAGACAACTTGAAGCATGACCTCAAATATCTGTCTAGTTTTGTTCATGGACTGGCTTGGACAATATTTTAGTACTTCAGTAGACTTTAATGTATGTATATTAGCTCTTAACACCTGATGTTGTAGCATAGGATTACAGAGAATTGCCTTAGTGTTCTAAAGAGATGTAAAATTTGAGTAGAAATTTAGTTTTGTTACTGCCGAAGTGAAATATTAATCAAATGCTCCAGCCACTTAAACTGGAGAGATGCACAGAGCGGTGGGATTAGAGATGgttttctgcagattttaactGCAGGCTAGTGATACCCTAATCCACTAGGTTTATTATCCCTAGtgtttatcttttttgttttttttgtggattttttttttttggttggttggggtttttttatgtcatCTGTTATGATCTGACTTTGGAATGATTTGTATGGGAATGAGGCCCATGTCCTCAGACCTTGTTGTCTGACTGTATGTTTTACCTGTAAGAATCTGCACTTGGCCTGTTGGAGaacctgtgtgtgtgttttctattGAAGCTGCCTTGTCAGAACCCTTCTAggaattttctttcttacagtgaGTTGTCAAGTTTGCCTCACTCAGGCATGGTTGACTAGCCAATACCATTTAAGATGGGTATTGCTTTTGTGTTAATCATGCAATTACCACTTATTTGCTTGATCTGGGATTGTTGGACataattctttggtttttttaacttggtATCTGTCCAGATATTTTTTGAGGCAAAGGAAGGACAGGGAAACTTGTATTTAGTCTTGCTGAAAAGCTGATACGGAATAAGGTATTATCACAAATCAGGTATGCTAGTTCCTAAATTCATGCAGCTTGTGTGTAACTAAAATTACATGGCAACGAATCTGATGGATTTGGCTTTCATTAATTCGTTTCCCCATGTGTGCGTGAGAAGCACATTGAATGTAACGAAGGTAATGAAGCGTGTACCTTAAAAGGTCAAGTTAAGGAACAAGATACCTTTGTTTCTAAATCTATAAAACATTCAAATGCTTTAGTTCCACTTTAGATTGTAGAAGGTACGGGCAAGGCTGCCTGCTTTCTGCTTATATAATAAGGTGTCATCTTAGTTGGGACCCTGAGGCTTCATAAAAAGAGAGGTTATTTTCAACTGAACTGTtactctcttccttccccctccctgcagcattGTCATGACAGGATCTTACAACAACTTCTTCAGAATGTTTGACAGAAACACGAAGCGAGACATCACCTTAGAGGCATCCCGGGAAAACAATAAACCCCGTACCGTTTTGAAGCCACGTAAAGTATGCGCAAGTGGTAAGCGAAAGAAGGATGAAATCAGTGTTGACAGCCTAGACTTCAACAAGAAGATTCTACACACAGCCTGGCATCCTAAGGAAAACATCATTGCTGTAGCTACTACAAACAACTTGTATATATTTCAAGACAAAATGAATTAGGGTTGGCATTCCTAACTGAAGAGTCCACTTCCTGCATAGTTGAAATAGTTGAATCTAGCATTTGTACCTGTAAACGAAAGAGAATGAGAGGTCCATTATGGCACCCCTTTCCAGTGTTTAAAAATGTGCCATATGACAACACACTTTTATAGCTACATGGAGAAAGCTCTGTTGATCCGTCACTGCGTTCTTCTCCATGTCTGCTAGCCATTTAGGTGAGGATAGGgcactttttaatttaaatgactACTTGCACCATCTTGCCTAATGGACTAGATTGGACTGTATCAACATCGGTTTACTCCACTTTTTATGCCTTCCATTGTGATGACGTCAGACACAGGGAAAGCCTTCAATCATGCTATGGGATTTAATTGTGTAACCTCATTACTGTATCATTCGTGGCCccctttttttattaaatacagcTCATTCTTGCTGTGGCTTGTAGCATTCCTCCTCCTTCTGGCCTCCTGGactccccctttccccttcatCCCCCTCCACCTGGCCTTGGTGGTGGtgtatagaaaaaaaacaaaaacaaaataaagcacatgaaATGGGTCCGTTTGGGGTCAGTGGTAAAGGGGGTCTGTGTTGCAACAAATGTTTTAATAAACAGTTGACTGTAATCACTCCTTGCCATGTCTGGcaccaaaaaagagaaaataaggaaaaaaaacaaacaaactactGAATAAAAGTGACAAAGAATGgagaatctgttttcttttttttaatctacctCTTTATACAAATACTCTGTGTTTTACCTTAGatgcatgaaaataaaatgatgttttttgtaatgattttaaccagtattaattatttttcatgggAACGAAGAGAGGGAGGGATTTCACAAGTACCTGCATTCATTCAGGAATGACAGCAGTACCTGCTGTAGGATGCATTGACCACTTCCATTTCAAAACCATACGCTGCCGTCAGATTTTGCCATAATCTGAACAGGTCAGTTACTGTTCCAGTAGCCCTGAAGGCTCTTTTTTAAACTGTTGCTTAAATTGGAACGGGACTAgaattttcaggttttaaaatccattttatggGACTAATGTCTTAATGGTTAGTTTCGTCCTGGTTTCTTCAATGCCTTGTTTTAGGATACAATACCTTTAATGCCTTGTTTAGAGTACAAAGTCCcctgtggctttttaaaaagttgtccGAGTTTTTGTCTGGCAGTATGATGTGATGTAGTACAAAATACCAAGTGATTACATAGATAATTAACGACGCTGCATTCTGAGATGctctattttctgtattttattgctATCAGTAACTGAGTGGAAATGTGGTTTTACCATGCAAGTGTTTCTTCTGGCTTTTGGCTTTGCAAAGTTATTGCacttacagaaatgttaaatggTGCAACGATCAGAAAATGCGTGGAGTACAGAAgctgcatgaaataaatgttCATAGTTATTTGAGAGATTTAAACTCTTCAGCAAATAAGGCTTATCCAAAGATTAACTAGATATCGATGCTTTATAAGGCTCATGAGTTTTTACCTCCAGATATTTTTGCTAATTGTGCTTTTTAGGTTTACTCTTCCTTCACGGAAATGTTCAGAATGAAGTGTAAAGTCGTAGTGAACTTACCTTGACTGGGAGAATTTTCACTTTTCAGTTacttatatttaaattatttctgtggcTTAGTTATAGGTAGTTACTATAATGCCTCTATTTGATCAACTAAGATACTGTTTCTGCTGTAAAATTATGGCTGGGTTAGAGGTTGTTAACAAGACTACAATTGCAAtcatacttttaatttctttaagtcCTTGTGCAGTggtttgaaaatgtaaaaaattctAATATTTATCAATCTGGTTCtcttaaatacagtatttgtctTGTAACATGCATGCCTGACCATGAGCCTTTGTAAggattttaccttttttttttcacctgttagCCTTGTAAAAAATTTAACTGCCCCAGGGACAGCAACTGTTTTCCAATGGGTGAATAAACTAGTAGGCCCTACTCCTACTTACATAGCATGTGACTAATTTTACTCAAATGACTATACTTGCTAATAGTTAAGGAAACAACTTGAGTAACGTTAATCATGTGTATAGGTGTTCCCAGGATCAGGGCCAAGGTTTATTCTTTATCTTGTCGCAAGGGCAAAGAGGTAATTAGACGCTTCTCTTGCATCAGAGCTGGTACAATTCATCTCCATTTTGCAAAGAACGGCGTAGGTGGAATGACTGCTATTTTGGGAAGATTGAGGGTCGTGGTATTAAGACTGCTGCTCATGTGTGTATCTGTATCCCGAAGGATGCACTGAACGCCTCAAAAGTTGCTTAGCACAGAGACAAAAGGAGGTGAGGATGTGAAGACGACATGGGACTGAACAGGTAGATCTCACACAGAACACAGTGCAGCCTTCTAGCAATACTACATTCAAGCGAAACTGCCTCTCGGACCTCAGCTGTGCGTGTTGGGATGGAATCCGGGGTTTTGAAGCTAGTCTTGGgaaagatttttggttttgtcagtAGCGGTTGATCCCTGGCATGTCACCTGAGGTTTAATTTATCCTCACCAAAACCAGCTACTGACTTTGGTGTCATTACTATCCAACCAGATAATTCTCTAAGCACACTGTCCATTGACATATGCTGTAAatcttatattttattaataaaagtatGCATAGAATACATTTTGTCAGGTTGCTTTTTATCCTCTTCCCTGTCCCTCTCATTTTCTCTATTCCCAGGTATTTCTAAATGACTGATCTCTCCCCTGCTGCTTGTTGAACAGCACCCTGTTCTGCTAGCTTATGTTGCGATTTCTGGGCCTTGCCCTCAACAGCGTGCCaggcaggggggtgtgggggtaaCTGCAGGTTACAGGTACAGAAAATCAGCCGCTCAGTTCCAGCAGCCTCTTCCAATGCCCAGTGAAACCAGTACAAATTATCAGTCCTTGAATACCAGACTAGATACAGAAAAGGAGTTCTGTTTCCTAGCGTCCTGTGTGGAAGCCAGTGGTGCTACCTAAATGCTGATAACTACCAGTTAAGTGGTTAGTATCTGCAAAACTGCAACCATGCTCTGAACCACAGGGATGCTGTTGCCAACTAACGCTCAGTGTAAGTTCGTTATCTGCCTGGTACAATGCTGAGGTGTAGGCAAGTTCGGTGGCTGAAGTCCATTTCCCTCCCAAGAAGTGTCTGCTGCCTTGAGAACGTGCTGAATGTGCAGCAACACTCCTACTGTTCTCTTCAGGCAGGACTGTACCTTCTAGGCcaacatttattatttaaatacttaTTCTCAGCTGAACTGGAGAAAGCTCAGTGCTAATAAGCAGAAACCTGTACTTTTCCTCCTCTTGGAGAGGGGCTGCTGGATGATGAAGTACTagtatttttgtgggttttttttttaccggCGTGTCTGGAATTGGTTGTTCTTAGGCATGACACAGCTAGGATGTAATTTCCTGAGCCCTGATCTTCAGCTCCTCATCTCGGGCTGTAGAGAAGGTGCAGAGCCTCCCAATTCACAGCATACACTTCGACTTCAATCAAACAGATGTTTCCTTTTGCCCTTTCCCATGTAATCAGCTGCTGTAAATGGAAGCATTGGCGTATTGAATTGGGGTGGAGAGAGGGATGCTGGATGTGAGGTTGCTGTGTAATGACTATTGGTGTCTTGAGTGATTTGTTTATGTTTGCTCTTGGCAAACATCTTATTTAACATGGTATAGAAAGGTTTGGGCTTATAAAAATGAGTGGCGGAAGAAAGCGATAACAGTGGCTGGAACAAAACCAGAGTTTCTTTCTACTGTGATACAGTTGAGAGACTAAGAAGCAGCATAAATTAAATTTCTCTACACAATCTACCCTTGAATGTTAATAATCTCAACCTTTTGCAAACAATTCACCTGTTGTCTTTCACAAGAAAACGGCACTCACGTTTTTCTCTGAGGCGCTCTCACTAGGTGCTCTCCACTAGGAGGCAAAATGTTACCGATGAGGTGGGTGCTTCAAAAGCAGAGGGATCGAGGGTAGATGGGGCAATGATCCTTCGAAGTCATCCACAAGGACTGATTAATGGTTGCTAAAtagaaaatacaaggaaatataagaaaatatacGAGAAAAGCATTCCAGTACACGTCATCACTACCTCCAGCATAAAGAAACCAGCCGAGGTGTGCAGGGGAAAAACTGCCTTTGTGTTTGCTGTATGCTGGGGTGACATCCATTTTAGCAACAGGTTagcaatttttttccagatttggGGCATAGAAGtacacagtgaagaaaatgaaagtaattgCAGCATGTTTAAAACTAGGCAATTCTTTACTTAAATTGTTTAGAACATCTTGGAGCTGTGAGAATAAACCAGTGGGATTAGCTTGACTCAGCTCTTTGAGATAAATGAGGTGGCTTGTTAACTCATTTGATTTCAAACAACTTAAAGGCTTTTTATAACTTTCTAGAAAACCCTTTTTATTGGATTTCAATACAAAAGGCCTTTCCCAGGAGTTTACGGACATTGTTTCTCCTCTATTAACA
Coding sequences within:
- the PPP2R2A gene encoding serine/threonine-protein phosphatase 2A 55 kDa regulatory subunit B alpha isoform isoform X7, translated to MDLMVEASPRRIFANAHTYHINSISINSDYETYLSADDLRINLWHLEITDRSFNIVDIKPANMEELTEVITAAEFHPNSCNTFVYSSSKGTIRLCDMRASALCDRHSKLFEEPEDPSNRSFFSEIISSISDVKFSHSGRYMMTRDYLSVKIWDLNMENRPVETYQVHEYLRSKLCSLYENDCIFDKFECCWNGSDSIVMTGSYNNFFRMFDRNTKRDITLEASRENNKPRTVLKPRKVCASGKRKKDEISVDSLDFNKKILHTAWHPKENIIAVATTNNLYIFQDKMN